The Collimonas sp. PA-H2 genome contains a region encoding:
- a CDS encoding SDR family oxidoreductase — protein MSGIKDKVVVITGASSGIGEATARILAVHGARVVLGARRTERLETLAALIRTAGGIAEYQALDVTKRSQLEDIVALAKSRFGRVDVIVNNAGVMPLSMLDQLKVDEWERMVDVNIKGVLYGIAAVLPVMQAQGSGQIINLASTGGHRVSPSAAVYCATKFAVRAISEGLRQEVDNIRVTIISPGVTESELADSISDPDARLRMEAFRKISISAEAVARTVLFAIEQPADVDINEILVRPTASPH, from the coding sequence ATGTCTGGAATCAAAGATAAGGTTGTTGTCATCACCGGCGCCAGCAGCGGCATTGGCGAAGCCACCGCCCGCATACTGGCGGTACATGGCGCACGGGTAGTGCTGGGCGCGCGCCGCACCGAGCGCCTGGAAACCCTGGCGGCATTGATCCGCACGGCTGGCGGCATAGCAGAATATCAAGCCCTCGATGTCACCAAACGCAGCCAGCTTGAGGATATCGTGGCGCTCGCCAAAAGCCGTTTCGGCCGGGTCGACGTCATCGTCAACAATGCCGGCGTCATGCCGCTGTCGATGCTGGATCAGTTGAAGGTAGACGAATGGGAGCGCATGGTGGATGTCAATATCAAGGGCGTGCTGTACGGCATTGCTGCCGTCTTGCCAGTCATGCAAGCCCAGGGCAGCGGCCAGATCATCAACCTGGCGTCCACCGGCGGCCATAGGGTCTCGCCCAGCGCGGCGGTGTATTGCGCCACCAAGTTTGCGGTACGGGCGATTTCGGAAGGCTTGCGCCAGGAAGTCGACAACATCCGGGTCACCATCATTTCGCCCGGCGTTACCGAATCGGAGCTGGCCGACAGCATCAGCGATCCGGACGCCAGGCTGAGAATGGAAGCATTCCGCAAGATTTCGATCTCGGCCGAGGCGGTCGCGCGGACAGTGCTGTTTGCCATCGAACAGCCGGCCGACGTTGACATCAACGAGATCCTGGTGCGCCCTACCGCCAGCCCGCACTAA
- the tauC gene encoding taurine ABC transporter permease TauC, with protein MSELSVTLAPLELPHDPVAQMLAPYPAAWQTSRREPAMARSKAGFVVSDGSITLLTVLGLLGLWWLVSALALVPPLFLPSPLAVLQKFKTVALEGFVDATLWQHAATSVARVFAALLLAIVSAVPVGILIGLSRRARAVFDPLIEFYRPIPPLAYLPLIVIWFGIGELSKVLLIYLAIFAPLAIATLHGVRRVEQNRLRAAQTLGATRWQLVRFVILPSAVPDILTGVRIGLGVGWSTLVAAELIAATRGLGFMIQSAAQFLVTDVVIMGILVIALIASTFEYGLRRLQRKYVPWEGRA; from the coding sequence ATGAGCGAATTGTCCGTTACCCTGGCGCCGCTTGAGCTGCCGCACGATCCGGTAGCGCAGATGCTGGCGCCGTATCCGGCCGCCTGGCAAACCAGCCGCCGTGAGCCAGCGATGGCCAGGTCCAAAGCAGGGTTTGTCGTTTCCGATGGCAGCATCACGCTGCTGACCGTGCTGGGTTTGCTTGGTCTCTGGTGGCTGGTGAGCGCGCTGGCGCTGGTGCCGCCGCTGTTCCTGCCGTCGCCGCTGGCGGTGCTGCAAAAATTCAAGACGGTGGCGCTCGAAGGCTTTGTCGACGCCACCTTATGGCAGCATGCGGCAACCAGCGTCGCCCGCGTGTTTGCGGCGCTGCTGCTGGCGATTGTCAGTGCGGTTCCGGTCGGCATCCTGATCGGACTGAGCCGGCGCGCCAGGGCGGTGTTCGATCCCCTGATCGAGTTCTACCGGCCGATTCCGCCGCTGGCTTACCTGCCGCTGATCGTGATCTGGTTCGGCATCGGCGAGCTGTCGAAAGTGCTGCTGATCTACCTGGCGATCTTTGCGCCGCTGGCGATCGCCACCTTGCACGGCGTGCGCCGGGTCGAGCAGAACCGCTTGCGGGCGGCGCAGACGCTCGGCGCCACCCGCTGGCAGCTGGTGCGCTTCGTGATCCTGCCGTCGGCCGTGCCCGATATCTTGACCGGCGTCCGCATCGGCCTGGGCGTGGGCTGGTCGACCCTGGTTGCGGCAGAACTGATCGCCGCCACCCGCGGGCTAGGTTTCATGATCCAGTCGGCGGCACAGTTCCTGGTGACCGACGTCGTCATCATGGGCATCCTGGTGATTGCCCTGATTGCCTCGACATTCGAATATGGCTTGCGCCGGCTGCAGCGCAAATACGTGCCGTGGGAGGGACGGGCATAG